The proteins below are encoded in one region of Oreochromis niloticus isolate F11D_XX linkage group LG6, O_niloticus_UMD_NMBU, whole genome shotgun sequence:
- the ccdc88aa gene encoding girdin isoform X1 produces the protein MESGVFLPCLDQFMLSPLVTWVRTFVPNDGGMHLDFSELLDGVFLNDIMTQINPSAASQGAKKMSKDPSQRIQNLNFLVQQIKTFYLDNLRQLIMTPLPNVLLLGRTPYCEQSLDEMKKLLLLLLGCAVQCEKKEEYIERIQTLDFETKAAIAAHIQEFTHSQENVLDLQWLESSELHPDEMEAVVRNMTTHLQHLLDQRDAHLETIAELMQEKEGVVSVLSSPSSPQSASYSPTIQQQQVGTQQHLAVELADSKAKIRRLRQELEEKSEQMLDCRHELENMEAELKRIQQENSQLLLDARTARTYRDELDALRERAIKADKLESEVGRYREQLHKMEFYKAKVEELKEDNRVLQETKEVLEDQLEGWRARSDKIHQLEKHNLLLKAQVHDMEQEREADRRRVEELQTDNLALCLAQRRSMEESQHLGWELEQLSKTTESSQGQQTLSEEVSERACSRLLKLEKENKHLLKTIEELRASVNNITQTKHSYLAMCSNNCTSSTDESSVLQTSCSNAKNHSNGVSLSIVTESMLNGDLSCHQQLDTEELERVQSVNHLPDNPERNIQEKGQLEDGDSGDHFKERMSDLEVLENNHNRRHCFVRSHDHSPGSKNSSPRHESIFTGLPTRSSYASKHTQRLEAKCRALDTVNQHLQTSLDNTDRKVQRLEAEVEELEAENQSLQASLEELRISARRLEQLETEKQTLERETTALERDKRQLEKENRRLRQQAEIQEAKLDSSNVCMASLEREMRFLVKEVEGLRETAERVKGLERDNRELTKQAAIDQRTLATLREELVSEKLRTQQRDNELERLSHELEMKVLNQESAHQAELERPDNSRFKMLESELETSLKRSLQIKDDKLASLEARLQESSSLNQQLRQELKSVKLSYEALQQRQEEERTTSSSTPPRETGKAMSEWLRESQEATKELLKLKDRLIEVERNNATLEAERQALQAQLKQLESQSDSQQAQVLALQRQAASLQENNTALQTHNATLQVEKSTLNSQSASLMAQNTQLQQQQSKAESERDSAIHEREELRGAQEQLLRDHERLAVLHERQAMEYEALMGKHGCLKNAHRTLELEHRTLQDRYNSLLQQRSKLEDLEKALKEEQMRMALEKEQHRTTAAECCRLRDEKDWLNQTYRQLLNDNEALTSDHKQLKSQLNEAKLEHTWLEADFSKLKKDYQQLDITCTKLTNQCELLSQLKGNLEEENRHLLAQIETLMLQNRTLLEQTMESKDLFHVEERQYIDKLNHLRRQKEKLEEKIMDQYKFYEPSPPRRRGNWITLKLKKLMKSNSREHGPERPPTPTHSGVPEPQLSCHDNSSFISSDGSGGSASTSACDVISPQRNSKVNCLPDSSVQLEESEADVEESSKDPLTSSFTDSILSILPLPHTTTLPSVHLDSTTTDIVPDVSELWVTDNHSNDSNLPSGLEDNDELQNHGLNCAESRAQSESSVEFSLSLENEPWSNGSSPVQHPPSRRSSSSSYQPPSDASTPQHTKQQHKEKASTMPTANSKILDIQCEPKQRDPVLPQDFWLRRGTKSIRRGSRGKMTRRASDSGGTGKINPGLNGMNPKLSTSKAETTKASACSPITVLYVQGKSSSMSGCLNCFSSPMGKEGRLKGPWSPKSLPRASSVISTAEGSSRRSSVSSDYKVIVKTDLLPVQVSEYSESNIKEEAASPNQQPEPEIKSSEPAPIPPVKPPRDPAAVQEPLFDSSFTFKSVFSNTIFGDSVATTTTSLDGLDTNQTVLCQNSPLDQICSREVSKSVENTPQTVLNMADEQNSEHAAGLEGKDEQLTIA, from the exons ATGGAGAGTGGAGTTTTTCTGCCCTGTCTGGATCAGTTCATGCTGAGCCCACTTGTCACTTGG GTGAGGACATTCGTGCCAAATGATGGGGGCATGCACTTGGATTTTTCTGAACTGCTGGATGGAGTCTTTCTAAACGACATAATGACTCAAAT AAATCCTTCAGCTGCGTCTCAGGGTGCAAAGAAAATGAGCAAGGATCCAAGTCAGAGGATCCAGAACCTGAACTTTCTCGTGCAGCAGATCAAGACATTTTACCTG GATAATCTGAGACAATTAATCATGACTCCTTTGCCAAATGTGTTGCTGCTTGGCAGGACTCCTTACTGTG AACAAAGCCTGGATGAAATGAAGAAACTTTTGCTATTACTATTGGGATGTGCAGTCCAG tGTGAGAAGAAAGAGGAGTACATTGAGAGAATCCAGACACTTGACTTTGAGACAAAAGCAGCAATAGCTGCTCATATTCAGGAG TTTACTCACAGTCAAGAGAATGTGCTGGATCTGCAGTGGTTGGAGTCAAGTGAGCTGCACCCCGATGAGATGGAGGCAGTAGTAAGGAACATGACCACACACCTCCAACACCTGCTGGATCAGAGGGATGCCCATCTGGAG ACTATAGCAGAGCTAATGCAGGAGAAAGAGGGTGTGGTAAGTGTGCTCAGTAGCCCCTCCAGCCCACAGTCTGCCAGCTACTCTCCTACaattcagcagcagcaggtggggACCCAGCAACACCTTGCAGTGGAACTGGCTGACTCCAAGGCAAAGATCAGACGACTTAGACAAGAACT AGAGGAGAAGAGTGAACAAATGCTGGACTGCAGACATGAGTTGGAGAACATGGAGGCTGAGCTGAAGAGAATCCAGCAGGAG AATTCCCAGTTGCTTCTGGATGCACGCACAGCCCGCACTTACCGTGATGAACTTGATGCCCTGAGAGAGAGAGCCATCAAGGCGGACAAGCTGGAGAGTGAAGTGGGACGCTACAGGGAGCAACTGCACAAGATGGAGTTCTACAAAGCCAAAGTGGAG gAGCTAAAGGAGGATAATAGGGTACTCCAGGAGACTAAAGAGGTTTTGGAGGATCAGCTGGAAGGCTGGAGGGCACGCTCAGATAAAATCCACCAGCTGGAGAAACACAATCTGCTGTTGAAGGCCCAGGTTCATGACATGGAACAG GAGAGGGAGGCAGATCGGCGGCGCGTTGAGGAATTGCAAACGGACAACTTGGCTTTGTGTTTGGCACAGAGGAGGAGTATGGAGGAGTCCCAGCACCTAGGCTGGGAGTTAGAGCAACTCTCCAAGACCACAGAAAGCTCCCAGG GCCAGCAGACCCTGAGTGAGGAAGTCAGTGAGAGGGCCTGCAGTCGATTGCTGAAACTGGAGAAAGAGAACAAACATCTCCTGAAGACCATAGAGGAGCTCAGAGCTTCTGTTAATAACATCACACAAACCAAACATAGCTACCTGGCGATGTGTAGTAACAACTGTACCTCATCAACAGACGAGTCCTCAGTGTTGCAGACCTCCTGCTCAAATGCTAAAAATCACTCTAATGGAGTCTCCCTCAGTATTGTAACAGAGTCGATGCTAAATGGGGATTTAAGCTGCCATCAGCAGCTAGACACCGAGGAGTTGGAGCGAGTCCAGAGTGTGAACCATCTCCCAGATAATCCAGAGCGTAATATCCAGGAGAAAGGACAGCTAGAGGATGGAGACAGTGGAGACCATTTCAAAGAAAGGATGTCCGATTTGGAAGtcttagaaaacaatcacaataGGCGTCATTGTTTTGTGAGGTCACATGATCACTCGCCTGGCTCAAAGAACAGCAGTCCCCGCCATGAAAGCATCTTCACAGGTCTGCCAACACGCTCCTCCTATGCCAGCAAGCACACACAGCGGCTAGAGGCCAAGTGCAGGGCTCTGGACACAGTAAATCAGCATCTACAAACTTCACTTGACAACACTG ACCGAAAGGTTCAGCGTCTAGAGGCAGAGGTTGAGGAGCTGGAAGCAGAGAATCAGAGCCTGCAGGCCTCTTTAGAGGAACTTCGCATCTCTGCAAGACGCCTGGAGCAGTTAGAAACAGAGAAGCAGACCCTGGAGCGTGAAACAACTGCCCTGGAGAGAGACAAGAGGCAGCTAGAGAAAGAGAATCGACGACTCCGGCAACAG GCTGAAATCCAAGAAGCCAAATTAGACAGCAGTAATGTCTGTATGGCTAGCTTGGAAAGGGAGATGCGTTTTCTTGTAAAGGAAGTGGAGGGATTAAGGGAAACTGCTGAGAGGGTCAAAGGCCTGGAGAGAGACAACAGAGAACTGACCAAGCAGGCTGCTATCGACCAGAGAACCCTGGCAACCCTCAGAGAA GAGCTAGTTAGTGAGAAGCTGAGAACCCAGCAAAGAGACAATGAACTAGAGAGGCTTTCCCATGAGCTGGAAATGAAGGTCCTGAACCAGGAGAGTGCACATCAGGCTGAACTAGAGAGACCAGATAACAG CAGGTTCAAAATGCTTGAGTCTGAGCTGGAGACATCTCTGAAAAGGTCTCTGCAGATAAAAGACGACAAGTTGGCTTCTTTGGAGGCCCGTCTGCAGGAATCCTCCTctctgaatcagcagctgcgcCAGGAACTAAAGAGT GTGAAGCTGAGCTATGAAGCCCTGCAacagaggcaggaggaggagaggacaaCATCAAGTTCTACACCTCCAAGAGAAACTGGCAAAGCCATGAGTGAATGGCTACGTGAAAGTCAGGAAGCTACCAAAGAACTGCTGAAGCTAAAAGATCGCCTCATTGAAGTCGAGAGAAAT AATGCGACACTGGAGGCAGAACGCCAGGCTTTACAAGCCCAGCTAAAACAGCTGGAAAGTCAGTCTGACAGCCAGCAGGCTCAGGTCCTTGCCCTGCAGCGGCAGGCTGCCTCACTGCAGGAGAACAACACAGCATTGCAGACACACAATGCAACCCTGCAG gtGGAAAAGTCAACACTGAATTCACAGAGCGCCTCCCTTATGGCCCAAAACactcagctgcagcagcagcagtctaaGGCAGAAAGTGAACGGGACAGTGCTATACATGAACGTGAAGAGCTGCGTGGTGCTCAAGAGCAGCTGTTACGAGATCATGAGCGCCTGGCAGTTCTGCATGAGCGACAAGCCATGGAGTATGAGGCCCTGATGGGCAAGCACGGCTGTCTGAAAAATGCCCACCGCACACTGGAACTGGAGCATCGCACTCTTCAAGACAG ATACAACAGCCTGCTGCAGCAACGTAGCAAATTAGAAGACCTGGAAAAAGCCCTCAAGGAGGAGCAGATGAGGATGGCTTTGGAGAAAGAACAGCACAGGACAACCGCTGCTGAGTGCTGCAGGCTCCGTGATGAGAAAGACTG GCTGAACCAGACATACCGCCAGCTTCTTAACGATAACGAGGCGCTGACATCAGATCACAAGCAGCTCAAGAGCCAGCTGAATGAGGCCAAGCTGGAGCACACGTGGCTAGAGGCAGACTTTTCGAAGCTCAAAAAGGACTATCAGCAGCTCGACATCACGTGCACAAAACTCACAAATCAGTGTGAG CTGCTGAGCCAGTTGAAGGGCAACCTCGAGGAAGAGAACCGCCACCTGCTCGCCCAGATTGAGACCCTGATGCTACAGAACCGGACTTTGCTGGAGCAGACTATGGAGAGCAAAGATCTCTTTCATGTTGAAGAACGCCAGTATAT TGACAAGCTTAATCATTTGAGGAGGCAGAAAGAGAAGCTGGAGGAAAAGATAATGGACCAGTATAAGTTTTATGAGCCCTCGCCTCCTCGCAG ACGTGGGAACTGGATCACtttgaagctgaagaagctgatgAAATCCAATAGCCGCGAGCATGGGCCTGAACGcccacccacacccacacactcagGCGTTCCTGAGCCTCAGCTCTCCTGTCACGACAACAGTTCTTTCATCAGCTCAGATGGCTCTGGAGGCTCAGCCTCCACATCAGCATGTGATGTCATCTCACCCCAACGTAACAGCA AGGTAAACTGCTTGCCTGACAGCTCAGTACAGCTGGAAGAGTCAGAAGCTGATGTGGAGGAAAGCAGTAAAGACCCACTGACCTCATCATTTACCGACTCCATCTTGTCCATCCTCCCCCTTCCTCATACCACCACTCTGCCATCTGTCCATCTCGACAGCACCACCACTGACATTGTTCCAGATGTTTCTGAGCTCTGGGTGACAG ATAACCATTCAAATGACAGCAATTTGCCATCTGGACTTGAGGACAATGATGAGCTGCAAAATCACG GGCTGAATTGCGCTGAGAGCAGAGCCCAAAGTGAGAGCAGTGTCGAGTTCAGCCTAAGCCTGGAGAATGAGCCGTGGTCAAATGGAAGCAGCCCTGTCCAGCACCCTCCATCACGtcgttcctcctcctcctcctaccaACCACCCAGTGATGCCTCAACCCCCCAGCacacaaagcagcagcacaaagaGAAAGCCTCTACCATGCCCACTGCTAACAGTAAGATTTTAGATATCCAATGTGAACCAAAACAGAGAGATCCTGTTCTGCCTCAGGACTTCTGGCTTAGAAGGGGCACAAAAAGTATTCGAAGAGGGTCAAGGGGGAAGATGACAAGGCGCGCATCAGATTCAGGAGGTACAGGCAAAATCAATCCAGGACTCAATGGGATGAATCCTAAACTGAGCACAAGCAAAGCTGAAACTACCAAAGCCTCTGCTTGTTCACCAATCACAGTGTTGTATGTTCAGGGCAAGTCATCCTCAATGTCTGGCTGCCTCAACTGCTTCTCTTCCCCGATGGGAAAAGAAGGGCGACTGAAAGGGCCGTGGTCTCCCAAAAGTCTCCCTCGCGCAAGCAGTGTCATTTCAACAGCAGAGGGCTCGTCCCGACGCTCCAGTGTCAGCAGTGACTACAAGGTGATAGTCAAGACTGACCTGCTCCCTGTCCAGGTTTCAGAGTATTCAGAGAGCAATATTAAGGAAGAAGCAGCAAGCCCGAATCAACAACCAGAGCCAGAGATTAAGAGCAGTGAGCCTGCGCCCATTCCTCCTGTCAAACCTCCAAGAGACCCAGCAGCTGTGCAGGAGCCACTTTTTGACTCCTCATTCACTTTCAAATCTGTCTTTTCCAATACAATCTTTGGTGATTCTGTGGCTACCACCACAACTAGTCTAGATGGGCTTGACACCAACCAAACCGTCCTCTGTCAAAATTCACCTCTGGATCAAATCTGTTCACGAGAAGTCTCAAAATCTGTCGAAAACACACCTCAAACAGTTCTTAATATGGCAGATGAGCAAAATTCAGAGCATGCAGCTGGGCTGGAAGGGAAAGACGAGCAGCTCACAATTGCATGA
- the ccdc88aa gene encoding girdin isoform X4 yields MESGVFLPCLDQFMLSPLVTWVRTFVPNDGGMHLDFSELLDGVFLNDIMTQINPSAASQGAKKMSKDPSQRIQNLNFLVQQIKTFYLDNLRQLIMTPLPNVLLLGRTPYCEQSLDEMKKLLLLLLGCAVQCEKKEEYIERIQTLDFETKAAIAAHIQEFTHSQENVLDLQWLESSELHPDEMEAVVRNMTTHLQHLLDQRDAHLETIAELMQEKEGVVSVLSSPSSPQSASYSPTIQQQQVGTQQHLAVELADSKAKIRRLRQELEEKSEQMLDCRHELENMEAELKRIQQENSQLLLDARTARTYRDELDALRERAIKADKLESEVGRYREQLHKMEFYKAKVEELKEDNRVLQETKEVLEDQLEGWRARSDKIHQLEKHNLLLKAQVHDMEQEREADRRRVEELQTDNLALCLAQRRSMEESQHLGWELEQLSKTTESSQGQQTLSEEVSERACSRLLKLEKENKHLLKTIEELRASVNNITQTKHSYLAMCSNNCTSSTDESSVLQTSCSNAKNHSNGVSLSIVTESMLNGDLSCHQQLDTEELERVQSVNHLPDNPERNIQEKGQLEDGDSGDHFKERMSDLEVLENNHNRRHCFVRSHDHSPGSKNSSPRHESIFTGLPTRSSYASKHTQRLEAKCRALDTVNQHLQTSLDNTDRKVQRLEAEVEELEAENQSLQASLEELRISARRLEQLETEKQTLERETTALERDKRQLEKENRRLRQQAEIQEAKLDSSNVCMASLEREMRFLVKEVEGLRETAERVKGLERDNRELTKQAAIDQRTLATLREELVSEKLRTQQRDNELERLSHELEMKVLNQESAHQAELERPDNSRFKMLESELETSLKRSLQIKDDKLASLEARLQESSSLNQQLRQELKSVKLSYEALQQRQEEERTTSSSTPPRETGKAMSEWLRESQEATKELLKLKDRLIEVERNNATLEAERQALQAQLKQLESQSDSQQAQVLALQRQAASLQENNTALQTHNATLQVEKSTLNSQSASLMAQNTQLQQQQSKAESERDSAIHEREELRGAQEQLLRDHERLAVLHERQAMEYEALMGKHGCLKNAHRTLELEHRTLQDRYNSLLQQRSKLEDLEKALKEEQMRMALEKEQHRTTAAECCRLRDEKDWLNQTYRQLLNDNEALTSDHKQLKSQLNEAKLEHTWLEADFSKLKKDYQQLDITCTKLTNQCELLSQLKGNLEEENRHLLAQIETLMLQNRTLLEQTMESKDLFHVEERQYIDKLNHLRRQKEKLEEKIMDQYKFYEPSPPRRRGNWITLKLKKLMKSNSREHGPERPPTPTHSGVPEPQLSCHDNSSFISSDGSGGSASTSACDVISPQRNSTTLKMFPRMRNRLKDRDKVKSLFWRSIYNHSNDSNLPSGLEDNDELQNHGLNCAESRAQSESSVEFSLSLENEPWSNGSSPVQHPPSRRSSSSSYQPPSDASTPQHTKQQHKEKASTMPTANSKILDIQCEPKQRDPVLPQDFWLRRGTKSIRRGSRGKMTRRASDSGGTGKINPGLNGMNPKLSTSKAETTKASACSPITVLYVQGKSSSMSGCLNCFSSPMGKEGRLKGPWSPKSLPRASSVISTAEGSSRRSSVSSDYKVIVKTDLLPVQVSEYSESNIKEEAASPNQQPEPEIKSSEPAPIPPVKPPRDPAAVQEPLFDSSFTFKSVFSNTIFGDSVATTTTSLDGLDTNQTVLCQNSPLDQICSREVSKSVENTPQTVLNMADEQNSEHAAGLEGKDEQLTIA; encoded by the exons ATGGAGAGTGGAGTTTTTCTGCCCTGTCTGGATCAGTTCATGCTGAGCCCACTTGTCACTTGG GTGAGGACATTCGTGCCAAATGATGGGGGCATGCACTTGGATTTTTCTGAACTGCTGGATGGAGTCTTTCTAAACGACATAATGACTCAAAT AAATCCTTCAGCTGCGTCTCAGGGTGCAAAGAAAATGAGCAAGGATCCAAGTCAGAGGATCCAGAACCTGAACTTTCTCGTGCAGCAGATCAAGACATTTTACCTG GATAATCTGAGACAATTAATCATGACTCCTTTGCCAAATGTGTTGCTGCTTGGCAGGACTCCTTACTGTG AACAAAGCCTGGATGAAATGAAGAAACTTTTGCTATTACTATTGGGATGTGCAGTCCAG tGTGAGAAGAAAGAGGAGTACATTGAGAGAATCCAGACACTTGACTTTGAGACAAAAGCAGCAATAGCTGCTCATATTCAGGAG TTTACTCACAGTCAAGAGAATGTGCTGGATCTGCAGTGGTTGGAGTCAAGTGAGCTGCACCCCGATGAGATGGAGGCAGTAGTAAGGAACATGACCACACACCTCCAACACCTGCTGGATCAGAGGGATGCCCATCTGGAG ACTATAGCAGAGCTAATGCAGGAGAAAGAGGGTGTGGTAAGTGTGCTCAGTAGCCCCTCCAGCCCACAGTCTGCCAGCTACTCTCCTACaattcagcagcagcaggtggggACCCAGCAACACCTTGCAGTGGAACTGGCTGACTCCAAGGCAAAGATCAGACGACTTAGACAAGAACT AGAGGAGAAGAGTGAACAAATGCTGGACTGCAGACATGAGTTGGAGAACATGGAGGCTGAGCTGAAGAGAATCCAGCAGGAG AATTCCCAGTTGCTTCTGGATGCACGCACAGCCCGCACTTACCGTGATGAACTTGATGCCCTGAGAGAGAGAGCCATCAAGGCGGACAAGCTGGAGAGTGAAGTGGGACGCTACAGGGAGCAACTGCACAAGATGGAGTTCTACAAAGCCAAAGTGGAG gAGCTAAAGGAGGATAATAGGGTACTCCAGGAGACTAAAGAGGTTTTGGAGGATCAGCTGGAAGGCTGGAGGGCACGCTCAGATAAAATCCACCAGCTGGAGAAACACAATCTGCTGTTGAAGGCCCAGGTTCATGACATGGAACAG GAGAGGGAGGCAGATCGGCGGCGCGTTGAGGAATTGCAAACGGACAACTTGGCTTTGTGTTTGGCACAGAGGAGGAGTATGGAGGAGTCCCAGCACCTAGGCTGGGAGTTAGAGCAACTCTCCAAGACCACAGAAAGCTCCCAGG GCCAGCAGACCCTGAGTGAGGAAGTCAGTGAGAGGGCCTGCAGTCGATTGCTGAAACTGGAGAAAGAGAACAAACATCTCCTGAAGACCATAGAGGAGCTCAGAGCTTCTGTTAATAACATCACACAAACCAAACATAGCTACCTGGCGATGTGTAGTAACAACTGTACCTCATCAACAGACGAGTCCTCAGTGTTGCAGACCTCCTGCTCAAATGCTAAAAATCACTCTAATGGAGTCTCCCTCAGTATTGTAACAGAGTCGATGCTAAATGGGGATTTAAGCTGCCATCAGCAGCTAGACACCGAGGAGTTGGAGCGAGTCCAGAGTGTGAACCATCTCCCAGATAATCCAGAGCGTAATATCCAGGAGAAAGGACAGCTAGAGGATGGAGACAGTGGAGACCATTTCAAAGAAAGGATGTCCGATTTGGAAGtcttagaaaacaatcacaataGGCGTCATTGTTTTGTGAGGTCACATGATCACTCGCCTGGCTCAAAGAACAGCAGTCCCCGCCATGAAAGCATCTTCACAGGTCTGCCAACACGCTCCTCCTATGCCAGCAAGCACACACAGCGGCTAGAGGCCAAGTGCAGGGCTCTGGACACAGTAAATCAGCATCTACAAACTTCACTTGACAACACTG ACCGAAAGGTTCAGCGTCTAGAGGCAGAGGTTGAGGAGCTGGAAGCAGAGAATCAGAGCCTGCAGGCCTCTTTAGAGGAACTTCGCATCTCTGCAAGACGCCTGGAGCAGTTAGAAACAGAGAAGCAGACCCTGGAGCGTGAAACAACTGCCCTGGAGAGAGACAAGAGGCAGCTAGAGAAAGAGAATCGACGACTCCGGCAACAG GCTGAAATCCAAGAAGCCAAATTAGACAGCAGTAATGTCTGTATGGCTAGCTTGGAAAGGGAGATGCGTTTTCTTGTAAAGGAAGTGGAGGGATTAAGGGAAACTGCTGAGAGGGTCAAAGGCCTGGAGAGAGACAACAGAGAACTGACCAAGCAGGCTGCTATCGACCAGAGAACCCTGGCAACCCTCAGAGAA GAGCTAGTTAGTGAGAAGCTGAGAACCCAGCAAAGAGACAATGAACTAGAGAGGCTTTCCCATGAGCTGGAAATGAAGGTCCTGAACCAGGAGAGTGCACATCAGGCTGAACTAGAGAGACCAGATAACAG CAGGTTCAAAATGCTTGAGTCTGAGCTGGAGACATCTCTGAAAAGGTCTCTGCAGATAAAAGACGACAAGTTGGCTTCTTTGGAGGCCCGTCTGCAGGAATCCTCCTctctgaatcagcagctgcgcCAGGAACTAAAGAGT GTGAAGCTGAGCTATGAAGCCCTGCAacagaggcaggaggaggagaggacaaCATCAAGTTCTACACCTCCAAGAGAAACTGGCAAAGCCATGAGTGAATGGCTACGTGAAAGTCAGGAAGCTACCAAAGAACTGCTGAAGCTAAAAGATCGCCTCATTGAAGTCGAGAGAAAT AATGCGACACTGGAGGCAGAACGCCAGGCTTTACAAGCCCAGCTAAAACAGCTGGAAAGTCAGTCTGACAGCCAGCAGGCTCAGGTCCTTGCCCTGCAGCGGCAGGCTGCCTCACTGCAGGAGAACAACACAGCATTGCAGACACACAATGCAACCCTGCAG gtGGAAAAGTCAACACTGAATTCACAGAGCGCCTCCCTTATGGCCCAAAACactcagctgcagcagcagcagtctaaGGCAGAAAGTGAACGGGACAGTGCTATACATGAACGTGAAGAGCTGCGTGGTGCTCAAGAGCAGCTGTTACGAGATCATGAGCGCCTGGCAGTTCTGCATGAGCGACAAGCCATGGAGTATGAGGCCCTGATGGGCAAGCACGGCTGTCTGAAAAATGCCCACCGCACACTGGAACTGGAGCATCGCACTCTTCAAGACAG ATACAACAGCCTGCTGCAGCAACGTAGCAAATTAGAAGACCTGGAAAAAGCCCTCAAGGAGGAGCAGATGAGGATGGCTTTGGAGAAAGAACAGCACAGGACAACCGCTGCTGAGTGCTGCAGGCTCCGTGATGAGAAAGACTG GCTGAACCAGACATACCGCCAGCTTCTTAACGATAACGAGGCGCTGACATCAGATCACAAGCAGCTCAAGAGCCAGCTGAATGAGGCCAAGCTGGAGCACACGTGGCTAGAGGCAGACTTTTCGAAGCTCAAAAAGGACTATCAGCAGCTCGACATCACGTGCACAAAACTCACAAATCAGTGTGAG CTGCTGAGCCAGTTGAAGGGCAACCTCGAGGAAGAGAACCGCCACCTGCTCGCCCAGATTGAGACCCTGATGCTACAGAACCGGACTTTGCTGGAGCAGACTATGGAGAGCAAAGATCTCTTTCATGTTGAAGAACGCCAGTATAT TGACAAGCTTAATCATTTGAGGAGGCAGAAAGAGAAGCTGGAGGAAAAGATAATGGACCAGTATAAGTTTTATGAGCCCTCGCCTCCTCGCAG ACGTGGGAACTGGATCACtttgaagctgaagaagctgatgAAATCCAATAGCCGCGAGCATGGGCCTGAACGcccacccacacccacacactcagGCGTTCCTGAGCCTCAGCTCTCCTGTCACGACAACAGTTCTTTCATCAGCTCAGATGGCTCTGGAGGCTCAGCCTCCACATCAGCATGTGATGTCATCTCACCCCAACGTAACAGCA CCACTCTGAAAATGTTTCCCCGTATGAGGAACCGGCTGAAGGACAGAGACAAAGTCAAGTCCCTGTTTTGGCGTTCCATAT ATAACCATTCAAATGACAGCAATTTGCCATCTGGACTTGAGGACAATGATGAGCTGCAAAATCACG GGCTGAATTGCGCTGAGAGCAGAGCCCAAAGTGAGAGCAGTGTCGAGTTCAGCCTAAGCCTGGAGAATGAGCCGTGGTCAAATGGAAGCAGCCCTGTCCAGCACCCTCCATCACGtcgttcctcctcctcctcctaccaACCACCCAGTGATGCCTCAACCCCCCAGCacacaaagcagcagcacaaagaGAAAGCCTCTACCATGCCCACTGCTAACAGTAAGATTTTAGATATCCAATGTGAACCAAAACAGAGAGATCCTGTTCTGCCTCAGGACTTCTGGCTTAGAAGGGGCACAAAAAGTATTCGAAGAGGGTCAAGGGGGAAGATGACAAGGCGCGCATCAGATTCAGGAGGTACAGGCAAAATCAATCCAGGACTCAATGGGATGAATCCTAAACTGAGCACAAGCAAAGCTGAAACTACCAAAGCCTCTGCTTGTTCACCAATCACAGTGTTGTATGTTCAGGGCAAGTCATCCTCAATGTCTGGCTGCCTCAACTGCTTCTCTTCCCCGATGGGAAAAGAAGGGCGACTGAAAGGGCCGTGGTCTCCCAAAAGTCTCCCTCGCGCAAGCAGTGTCATTTCAACAGCAGAGGGCTCGTCCCGACGCTCCAGTGTCAGCAGTGACTACAAGGTGATAGTCAAGACTGACCTGCTCCCTGTCCAGGTTTCAGAGTATTCAGAGAGCAATATTAAGGAAGAAGCAGCAAGCCCGAATCAACAACCAGAGCCAGAGATTAAGAGCAGTGAGCCTGCGCCCATTCCTCCTGTCAAACCTCCAAGAGACCCAGCAGCTGTGCAGGAGCCACTTTTTGACTCCTCATTCACTTTCAAATCTGTCTTTTCCAATACAATCTTTGGTGATTCTGTGGCTACCACCACAACTAGTCTAGATGGGCTTGACACCAACCAAACCGTCCTCTGTCAAAATTCACCTCTGGATCAAATCTGTTCACGAGAAGTCTCAAAATCTGTCGAAAACACACCTCAAACAGTTCTTAATATGGCAGATGAGCAAAATTCAGAGCATGCAGCTGGGCTGGAAGGGAAAGACGAGCAGCTCACAATTGCATGA